DNA sequence from the Parachlamydia acanthamoebae genome:
CTCAAATGCGAAGGACATTTTTTAAATTCTCTAAATGCATTGCGTTTGATAATGTCTTGAGGAATTGGCTCTGACCAACCCAATACACGTGTAGGATAATGAATGAGTGTTCCATGCGTCATCCACACATCTCCTTCATAAGCCTCATTGAGTGTATCCAACACTTGTGGATCATGCAGCCAATCATCTCCATCAACTGTAACCGCAATTTCGTAGTCTTGACAACTATGAACAGCTCTTGTGATGTTTTCTAGAGCCCCACACCGTTTTTTATTGATTACTAATGTAAAAAAATGCGGCTCTCGATTCACTTCTTCAGAGAAGCGAAGAATTGATTCCCGATAGTCCTCGGATTCATCAAATTCGATGAGTTGATAAGGAATCATATTGTCAATCAAATAAGATTCGACAACTGCCCCTGTGTTATCAGGTGAATGATCATCAATATAGATAATGCGGTAATTGTCGTATTCTTGTGAAAGCAGAGAATGCAAGTTCGCATGGTGCCAATGCACATTTTTATAAGATGGTACAATAAAAACCATCTCTTTTTCTGGAAGCTTAGCTTCTAATGCAAATGCCCAAAAAACGAACAATAACGCCATTAAATGTTTTAATTTCATAACTTAATTTATCCCTTTCGCATTTCTTCATGATTTTTATCCAATGCAATCAATTTTGGCAAAAAGGGAATTCTCAAGCCCTGCGGATAGCAATAGGAAGGAGACAAAATAACTGTTGGAGGATTGTTGATACAAAATCGATTCCAATGACTTTCATCGTGCCATACGGCAATAATCCCATTTTGCATATCTTGATCAATATTTACTGCATTGGTGTGGACAATATTTAAGAATTCATCTTTAGTTCCGCCATAAAATCCCCCCGCGAAATAATCGTTGCCTTCTCCTTGAGGAATGTAAGCTGTAGAAAGAGGATTTCTTTCATAGGTATAGCTACTCTTAGGCCGGTTAATAAAGCCTGGATGCCTTGTCGCTACGCGGTTTCCTAAAATTTCATCCCCTACCTCACCAACAAAGAGCATATCAGCATCACATGCGTACAAATAATCTTGTCCAGCAAAAGCATCTCGATGCATATCATAAACGTGATAACGCATCATGGTATCATATGGCCATCCCATCTTAGCGTGGAAAATGGGCACAACATTTGGCATCGGCTCTAAATATCCATCTGTGAATACAAAGTAGGTTACCTTATGGTTTTTACAAAAAAAATGATCGGCAGACTTAACCAAAGGAGGAACGAAGGAAACATACTTTCCTGTAGCCATCACAAGCAAGCCAACATTGGCAGCATAAAGAGCGTGGCTAAATAACAAACACAAACCGATTAGAATCTTTAAACTTCTAGTTAACATACAGAAACCTCTTGTTACTATTTTTAAAACGGCTTTTTCTTGTTTCCAGTGATCAAATCACAAAATAATTAATTTGTCAAATACGCAAATTTATTGTAAAAGTGAGCAACACTTATTTTGAACAAACAGAAACATCTTTTATGAACCTCAGGAGTACCTATGAAAGCGATTATTTACGGCATGATTGCCTGCTTGATTCCATGTTTTGCTTTTGCTGATTATTCTGTTGAAGCTTTATTAAATCCCTATAAAGACTACCTTGAGCAAGGAACCTATGTGGGAGAAGATTGGAGCGCATATGAAACAATTCCAAAATCTCGCTATGAAACGTTCAAAGCAGCTTTTGAACATTTTGTTGCAAATGACGGAAAAGTGATTGTTGAGTTGGGAACATCCCGTAGCTTTACACATGGTGGACACCCCGGCTGTAATTCTAGCAATCCGACTTATTGGACACCTCAACAACCTGAAAACTGGGATTGGGGCGCAGGCTTTTTCACACGCATGGCGGCCACATGTCTCCATCATCTTCAGCCACAATTTCATACGGTAGATTTAATTCCCCAGCACATTACACGCTGCAAAATTATGACATATGACTTTAAAGATATTCTCACTTACCACGTTGCTTCTTCGGAAGATTATTTAAAGAAGTGCTCTTTTCCGGATGGAATTGATCTCCTTTATTTAGATACAGGAGACATGACACCCATTGAACCAACCGCTGAATTACAGTTGAATGAAGCCAAAATCATTGTCCAACGTAATCTCATTGCCAAAAACGGCATTATTTTAATCGATGACGTGCGCAATCAAACCCCAAGAAAATATGGAGATCGTTCAGGCTTAGGCAAAGCGAAATATTCTCTTCCCTATTTGCTCGATCATGGTTTTGAAATCGTCATGGATGAATATCAAGTGATGTTACGAAAAAAATAAAATCATGCACGCATCTACACCATCTCATAGAGCATTTTTGTGAGATGGTGAAAGATAAAAACTAACATCATCAAAAAGAATTTCATAAAATGAAAAAAAATATCGCATTCATCTACTTTATATTTATTATATTCAACATTAGCATGTTAGACGCATCTCCTAAGGTCTTGCACCTCACTTTTCATCGGGGATGTCAAACAGAAGTAGAAGCTCTAGCTCAAGAATTTTCTCTTGATCTCACAACATGGTTTATTCCAGATTTGCCTCCAGGATGGTTTGATGGACAAGCTCAAGGATGTGCCTTATACAATATCGATCATGCGCGTGCAGAAAGAATCTGGCAATTGCACAAACCCTTTTTTGAAACTTTTGACGCCATTATCACAACAGACACAGCTCCACTAGCGCGCATTTTTTTGCAAAATCATTGGAAAAAACCTCTCATCGTTTGGATATGCAATCGCTTTGATTACACGGATCAAGCAAGCTTAGATTGCACATTTCCCGATCCTGAATATTACTCTCTTTTTTCCAAAGCTCATTCTCAAAGCAACGTAAAAGTGATTGCATACACAGAATTCGAACATTACTATGCCTTAAGCAAAGGTGTCCATACAGGAAAACTCACCATTACTCCAGGTTTAACAACATGCCAAGAATCAAAACACTCGCTTATTCCTTCAATGGTCTCTAAACCCCAATCCTTTTTCCTTCCACCCTATCATAATGAAACCCATTTCATGGATTTGTCTGGGCATTGCAATTCTCTGGGACTTTCGAATTATTGTGGACGTTATAATGGTCCCTATGACTTAAAAGATTTTAAAGGAATTATCCATATTCCTTATGCCTGGTCTAATCTCTCCTTGTTCGAAAATTTGCAGCTAGGAATTCCTTATTTTATTCCTTCACCCAGCTTTCTTTTCGAACTGTCCCTAAAAAACACCTTCTTCCATCAAGATATCTCATACCTTATCAATCACAACCTCATCCATTTATCGGAGTGGTATAATCAATTACATGCTCCTCTTTTTATTTATTTTGACTCTTGGCAGGACTTGCAATATAAAGCCAATCATACAGACTATACGTTTCAAAGGAAAAAAATTGCGGCTTTTTCTCAAAAATATCGCAAGCGACTCTTGCAAAAATGGGAAAAAGTGCTAACAGAACTTAAATTAAAATAACCAATAATTTAATTTATTTTATATGTTTTTTCGATTATAATTAAAGTATAAAAGATAATTGAGTATTAGCTCTTAATTATCTTCAATATAACGTTCTCAAAATGGTGCGGTTATGATACTAGATAGTGAATTGAAAAAACTATTCGATAGGCTACATGACGAAGACTGCGTTCAGATTTCGCTAATGGGATCTGATATCTTCGTTAAAACAGATCATATCTCACAAATTTCACTCCTCACTCAGGTCTATTTTGGCGGAAACTTTATTCCAAAAAGTGTACGTCGATGCCTGACTGGTAAAGCCCCTTTTGATGACAGCGCCCTTGAAACTTTTTTAACAATGGATGAAGGGCAATTTAAAATTTTCCTCAATTATACTGGTAATATCGAAAATCTTTCTCACAGAACTTTCATTGACGTTTTGGAAGAGTTTAGTCATCAAGCAGACGAGTGGAAATTGTTTTTAGATGAACATGACAAAAATGACCTTGTCTATTCGCACGTTAAATAGGCAAACGAACAAATCTTACTAAGATTGAAAGATTTATCTTGAATACTCTTGATTTTTGATCTATGGTTTTGACAACCTAGATCAAAATCACAGAGTATTTTTTCATGCTAGATTCACCCAACGCTTTGCATGTTTTGGGTTTGGATATCGAATCCAACAAATTAAAGGGCGTCTTATTAACAGAAGTTAAAGGCAAGCCTTCTCTGATTCGAATCCTTTTTTCCGAAACATTATCTAATGGAAGCAACTCCTCTTTTTTTTCCCAGGAGACAGCACAGACAATTAATACCCTTTCGGCAAATGCTCTTGTAGGGGTCGCTTTAAAAACCGATGAAGTCCTCATTCGTCCGTTAGAAGTCAAACTTAAAAAAGAGCAAGAAATTGCGTCGATTATTGATTTTCAATCAGAACCTCTACTTCCTTTTCCTGTTGAAAATGCCATTGTTGAATGGACAAAACTTGGAACAACCACAGATGGCTCTAAATTAACGATCATTGCAGCCCGAAAAGATTACGTCGAGAAAGAGCTCGCCAAGTGGAATGCATTTCATGTGGAACCAGAATTACTTTCATGCGCGCCCGCTGCACTTGCAGCGTTTAGTTCGCAGTTTTGCGACTTATCTGGGCCCCAATTAATTTTACACATCGGAAGCTCCGGAACCTCTTGCGTCATGGCTGAGGAAGGCAGGGTTATTGCAGCCCAGTCTGTTCCGCGTGGAATAGAACAACTTGTGCAAGCTTTTCAGCAAGATCTCTTACAAGCTCCCTTATTTAAAGAAAGATCCTTTGCTTCTCTAAAATCGGATGAGCTTAAGAATCTCCCAAGCTTTGCAGAAAACCTAGACCGCTTAAGAATTGACGTTACGCGCATAGTTTTAGGAATCTCAAAGCAGATTAAAGGATTTGAACCCCAAGAAGTTTTCTTAACTGGGGAAATTGGACAATATCCCGATTTAATCAATGAAATTTGTCAAAACCTGCAATTAAAGATTTTGCAACCAATTGAACATCAAAACTTTATATTAAATCGAGAAGAACTGCAATCTTATGCGATTCCTATTGGGATTGCCCTAACAGGGCTTCCAAACTGGAAAGAACAGATTAATTTTCGGCAAAAACAATACAACTATCCTCACCCATGGAAACGCTTAAAAAAATCGATTGTGACCTATTTTGGTGCCTGCGTTTTTCTTGCTTTTGCCCTTTACTGTTTTGGATCGGCCTACCTCAGTAAACAGACCGACCATCTTCGCACAGATTATGTCAATCTACTCGCTTCCATGCATCAATCATACCCCGAGTTCGAAGAGCTATTTCGTAAAAAAAATGGATTAGAACCTATTTCGACCGACGAAGATTTAGATCCTATGGAACTGTCTATTGATGATCTTTCTGCACGTGTTCAGTTTTTAAATAGCTTAGTCAGTACATCTCCTGATTCTTATCCTTTATTTCCTAATACGCCTGCTGTCAGCGATGTTTTAGCTTGGCTAGCTAAACACCCCTCCTTTAACCCATCTGAAAATGCTGATGAACAAAAAA
Encoded proteins:
- a CDS encoding glycosyltransferase encodes the protein MKLKHLMALLFVFWAFALEAKLPEKEMVFIVPSYKNVHWHHANLHSLLSQEYDNYRIIYIDDHSPDNTGAVVESYLIDNMIPYQLIEFDESEDYRESILRFSEEVNREPHFFTLVINKKRCGALENITRAVHSCQDYEIAVTVDGDDWLHDPQVLDTLNEAYEGDVWMTHGTLIHYPTRVLGWSEPIPQDIIKRNAFREFKKCPSHLRTFYAWIYKKIKLEDLRYEGKFFPMTWDMAMMFPIAEMCGERHAFISRPVYWYNIVNQINDNKVNPQLQNNLDRYIRKMPRYERLED
- a CDS encoding pilus assembly protein PilM, whose amino-acid sequence is MLDSPNALHVLGLDIESNKLKGVLLTEVKGKPSLIRILFSETLSNGSNSSFFSQETAQTINTLSANALVGVALKTDEVLIRPLEVKLKKEQEIASIIDFQSEPLLPFPVENAIVEWTKLGTTTDGSKLTIIAARKDYVEKELAKWNAFHVEPELLSCAPAALAAFSSQFCDLSGPQLILHIGSSGTSCVMAEEGRVIAAQSVPRGIEQLVQAFQQDLLQAPLFKERSFASLKSDELKNLPSFAENLDRLRIDVTRIVLGISKQIKGFEPQEVFLTGEIGQYPDLINEICQNLQLKILQPIEHQNFILNREELQSYAIPIGIALTGLPNWKEQINFRQKQYNYPHPWKRLKKSIVTYFGACVFLAFALYCFGSAYLSKQTDHLRTDYVNLLASMHQSYPEFEELFRKKNGLEPISTDEDLDPMELSIDDLSARVQFLNSLVSTSPDSYPLFPNTPAVSDVLAWLAKHPSFNPSENADEQKIEGLKIESFTYKMVKKPDKSKKNEIYQVRVDLDFSAPTPTQAREFHDSLIAPNEMVDPKGEIKWGTNRGRYHTSFFLKDRTLYPSSIK